Sequence from the Bos javanicus breed banteng chromosome 11, ARS-OSU_banteng_1.0, whole genome shotgun sequence genome:
gccgccgccccgcaaACCGAAGCCCAGCGGCCGCAGTGCCAGCGGGACCCGCGCAGAACCCACCACTCCGCGCAGCGAGAGGCAGAACGCGCGGCTAGTGCGCGGTTCCCGGCGGTGGCGCCGTAAGGCGTCTGCCACGTCGAACACCTCCCAGCGCGCGGCGTCCAGGAACTCGGCGGCTCGGGAGTGCAGTAGGCGCGGGGCGCGCGCGGCGCTGGGGCACGTGGACAGCAGCAGCAACGGGGGACTCGCGCTGCCCGGGCCCCGCGCCCCGGACTCCCGGCGCAGCACGCGCAGCTCCGCGCCCAACACCTCGTCTGCGTCGGGAAGGCTTGACACGTCGAACAGGAAGTTCAGGCCGGTCTGGGCTGCCGATTCGTCTGCAGGGGATGGGCAGAGACAGATAAAGAACGGCAGTGAGAGCGAAGCGTGCACCTCCTAACTGCAAACAGTCCCATCTTCCCTGGATGTGGGAGCAAGGCTCGCTGGGGCCGGCGCCTACTCGCACATCTCGGCTCCAGTCCGAAAGCCGTCAGCCTGGCCCAAAAGAGAGGGAGCCGTCGCTCAGACTATCGGGATGTGAGCTTTATTTCGAGCTAAATGATGTCCGACAACCCAACCAACGTAGCGCGCCTCGTCGGGACCCGAGACCCAAGCCTGACGGCTCCTACAGTTCGGCTGCCTGCCCCAGAGCCATGGGTTTTCGAAGACTAAGGAGGAGTCCAGACTTTCGGCCGGTGGCAGAAAAAGAGGCCTGGTGGGCGCATCAGAAGTCGTGCACCTCTTAAAGACCTGGAGGCCAGGCCAGGCACGGTCCGGGGACTGCTCGTTATGGCCCTCCTTATCCGCCAGGAGAGTCTCAGAGTCTCGGTTGGGCGAAAACCGAAAGTTCTTGTCCCCTGAAAACTGCTTCTGCGGCTTCTCTTCCCTAGCCCTGCCTGGACATTCCAGCCGGACACGATCTCCCGTGCAGGCTGGACCTCCAAGATTCGTCCGGAAGGGGCACgtgtccacagggctgcagaCACCCTTTCCCGCATCCAGCCTCCTCGCTCTGCCGGAGGGGAACTGAGGCCCAAATAGGGGCCGGCTCAGCCCCTGGTCGCAATGGGAACTCCAGGCTCAAGCTTCTCCCAGTGTTTCCGCCACCTTCGACGGAGGGGAAAGGCGAAAAAGGAGCGCAAGCCACTTTCTGGGAAGGGCTTAAAGCGGCCGGGACGCCTTGCTTCAGGGAAGGTACAGGACCGACTGGCCTCCCGGCCAGGGCCCCCTGGTCCCCTCACAGACGTAGCCTTCCCTCCGTTAGAACTCAACTCGGCCTCCGGGATTTTACTTCTCGTCGTAGACACTTTTTTCCTTTGGGggctcagaaaggaagaaaagagctgAAATTCCACCAAGAAGCAGATAAGGAGCTCCCTTTGAAGAAGGTCATATGGTTTCGTTTTGCCCCAAACGCGAAGAGAGTATGCAGACTCCCCGCACTGTTGGAGTGTTGCTCACCAACCACTGGACGCCAAGCCATTGACTCCCCGGGACCGAAGTGTGGGTGTGCTGCCCCCGCCTCTTGAGACCTCAGGCAGCCCTGCTCTGAGTGGAGGCTCAGGGCAGAAGGCAAGCAGGAGAGGCGCTGGGCAAAGTGCTCCTTCAGTCTCCCCATGCTTTCTCCCCAGGGCTTTGGGAGCCGCAGCACTCTCTCTGAGCTTCCCCTGCAAGTCGCTCCCTGGTTTGAGATTCTGCCGATGCATCCTCTCCGAAATTTCCTGGGATTTAGCTTAGGCTGAGGCCACTGCAGGCCTAACTCGATCTAAGGAAGAGCATCTGGTGCCTCTACAAGCTCAGGGCCATACACATCTCACCTCTCCCACAGCTAGgagaccccctccctccccagggtcTGCACACCAGGATTCAGGCTCCCTACAAGTACCCTAGCATCCCATCCAGGGGGCACCCCAGGCTCTCAGAGAATGCTTGAAAATTTCCACCAGACTTTAGGGCCATTTGGGCCCAAACTGTTCCTGCATTCCAAATAAAGCGGCCTGTGTAGACCCTATGTGCATGCTGGAGGGAATGAGAAACCTGATTACTGCACCCCCTCTGCCTGCTTTCCCAGGCTAGTGGTGGGCATACGGAACCCCCAGTGGCTCCCAGGCAGGGCCTGGGTGGCAGCAGCACTTACTTCCCAGCCCTAttgcctttctttccctcctgccttccaggCTGGGTCTCTGGCTGGATAGAATTAAGGCCGAAATTACTTGCATTTCCGCCTGAAATTAGTTAAATTTTCCCTATCTGTCTGCTCTAATGGCTTCAATAGAGATTAATAAAATCCAGATGACACTCCCCAACCACCACTGCCTCACCCAAGTCCTACCTTTGGAGGGCTCAGGGTGGAGCAAGGTGGGGTGCTTGGTCCCAGAGAGGCCTGAATTCCTACAGGTTCGCgggccctcctctcctctctacaTAGCCTCCTCGCCTCTCCCTCTACCTCCCCAACGATCCAGCCCCAGGCAGGCACCCGCCTCCACCCAGATCAGCCTGCTGAGAAGGGCTCTCCTCGCACCTGGTGATGCCACCAGCCTCTCCGGAGCCCTGTACTTTAGTCTGATGCCCGCTCTGTCCCGCGTTCCCCTCTGTTTCCCCGAGTTTGTACGGCCCTCCCCCAAGATTGGGAGCTGCAGAGCAATCAAGCAGCCAACGACGCCACCACTGCTCAATCCCTCTGGGCCGAATCCCCTCCTTGCTTCTCCGGATCTCCAACTCAGCCTGCCTCCTCGAAGGGACCCGCGGGGCTGGCAGGGCCAGGGCACCCGGGGCAGAGGACGGGCATAGCCCTCTGGGGCCGCGGGCCCCCGCCAGCTGCCGCGGCTCTAGCCAGAGTCCAGGCGCTGCGAGGTGGGGTGCGTGGGCCTCGGAGAACTTTCTAACACCTGAGCCTGGGATGTGCGGGTACCgaggttccccccccccccccccgcccccgccacaccGAGGGGAATGGTGCTGGGGCGCAAGACAGGATGGACGGGCTCGGTAACAGCAGAGTACCTGGGATCGCCTGGTCCGCGAAGCCGGTGACTGTGTCCGCGCGGCCGTGGCGGCCAGATCCCGAGGTGGAGACGGCGACTGGCCCGGCCGGAGTCCTCCCGGCCAGGCTCCTGTAAAGCGACATCATGAACTGGTGCGGCACCACCGAGCCGTTCCTGAAGCCGGAGCCCGTGGCGCGGCGCGCACCGCGGGGCCCGGGAGACGCGGCGGCCAGGGCAGCGGAGGTGCCCTCAGCCGCGGCGAGGGTTGtcccgctgccgccgccgccgccccccggACTCTCGGCCGGCCCTGCCCCCGCCGCCCGCAGCACGGCGGCCGCTTCTAGCCCGTCGCGGGGGCGGCAGGCGCTCAGCAGCCAGAGGCACAGCGCGGCGGCCGCGCTCAGGTCCATGGGCTCCGAGGGCCAggcgggcgggcggcgcgggCTCCGTGGCTTCGGGAAGTCCCCCGGCGCCTTTTGAACATAATGTTTAATAATGGGGGAAGTGTGCGCTGCAAGCTGCGCAcccccctcctctcccaccccaccccaccccaccccacccccgtccAACGCCCAGAGCAGCGCCCCCTGCTGAACGCTCGAGCCTCAGCACCGCGCCCCCTACTCCGGCCTAAAGCCGAGCCCCGGGCCGGAGCCTCCTCGTCCCACCCGAGCTCTTCGTCCCAACTCTCTCCAGGCGAGTGTCACCGACCCGAGGCTCCCGCCACCCACCTGGGCCCCGCCTCGCTTCCCCGGGGCCAGGCGACCACCCCCCCTCCGCCCACGCTGCGCCCTGGGCCAGATGCGCCCTCGGGAGTCAGAGGCTCCGAGGCCTCGCGCGTACCCGCCCAGCTCCTTACCCACTCCCCTGCGGAGAAccacccgccccctccccgctcctATTCCGCCCGAGACGCTGGAGGTGGGGCGGCGGAGGGGCTCGCCCCGCCGGTCAGTGCCACGATTCCGTGGCCAGGGCGCACAAAGAGGCCACGAGGGCGCACAGAGGCCACAGGGCGCCAAAGTGCATTTTTGCTCATGGGTCCCGCGGGTCCCCACCCTGGCACAGCCTTCAAAGATCGGAGCGGGAGGCGGGAGCAGGGAAGAGGACCGGTAGGAAAGAGAGGGTTAGGGGCCTGAAAGGACAGGCCGGAAAGACAGCTGGACGAGGACCGACGGTCGAGCCAGCAAAGGTAGGGGTGCGGAACGCGCGCTTAGACGGGCGCCAGGATCTTCGGAGTTCTTAAAGGAACTACGAAGGCAATTTCTGGGTGACGAGGGGGTTCCCGCTCGGGAGCGGCTCAACTTCATCTGCGCGTGGACAGTAAGGACCCCTTCCGCCCGTCCGCCTCCCCGGGAGCCCCGGCGAACGGAAACGGGCTCTCGGGTGTGTTGGGGAGCGCCTGGAGCCGGGAGGGCGGGCGGCGTAGAGCCTCAGGGTAGCGCCTCTGTAATTCCTTCCCGGGCCGCGGTTCTCGAGCTGGGTTGGGGGGTAGCGAGGAGGATGGAGGGGGCGCCCAGACCGCCGTCGCAAGGACGGCGGGGTGCTTGAGTGCTCAGCCGGCAGGAGTAGGTCCAGAGGCCGCCATCTCAGGGAGATGAGCCGGGGAGAGAGGTCTGGGTGTTGGCTCAGCTCCACCAGCAGCCGGGACGTCGGTCCGTAGAGGGCCGGAAGGCTCAGCGGATGGACGATCTGCTGGTGGGCGGACAGAGGGACGGAGCCTGACGGATCCCCGTAGCAGAGTAGGcgcatctttttcttttaacattgtatttgcTACCGTGCTCTAAATCTAGACGGGGGCAGCGAGTCACGGTTTCTTTGAGTAGGTGATCAGCGTCAGTGCGACGCCTGGGGACCCAAAGTCGCAGGAGTTTTGCTCTCAATCGGCCGCCGCGCGCTCTGACCCACGGAGGATTACCCACGTGGAGCTCCTGGGCCGACGACGGCAGGCTCCCGAGCTCCCCTATACCCGCTGCTTTGTCCCAAGTGAACTTACCAGTCGTCATCCTGCCGACCACTGCAAAGATGCAGTGTCCGCTCAGCATGGGACTTTGGGTCACTCACCACTCGGGATTTAGGGGGGCAGGAGAGACAAGGGGTCAGGCCCCAAGCGGATCAGGTGGACAGAGGTGGGGAAAAAAGCCCGAGGTTGCGTCGGAACGTCTGGGCAGGAAGGGCAGTGGGGGGCTGGGATTACTGGGGCTGCATTAACCCAACAGGATTTGGGGGCCAAGGCCGTGGTCAGGAACCTTCCTCTCTCGCTGGTGCGGGTACAGAGCGGCCCTGCAGGAATCCAGGCAGGCTGTCTGGCAGAACCAACCCCCCAGAGACACTGATCAGTCAAAGTAGTGGCCCCTCAGGCACAGCTGTCTCTGTGAAGGCCACGACTGGGTCCCTGCTGTCTTTCTTGGCCTCCTTTCCTCCTGCAGCCACGGTGAACAGTCTTTAGATGTTTTGCATATCATCAAGACCCTGATGCAAACACTCTGGCATCTCTGAGCTGGAGTCCAGTAAGACTACTGGTTCTTGTCCTGGTTTTGCTGTTAACAACCACACTCCGTTGCATCGTCTGGGCTTCAGTTCCTCCAATTGTGTGAAGGCAAGAACCTGAAGGGTCCTGGCACTGGCCTGGCAGAGCAGGTGCCAAATAAACCTTTGTTGATTGCATGATACCTCCGCCTTGAGGTCACTCAGGGGCTTAGGAATGAGGAGTGGGTTGGAATCCCTGGGCCCTTGCTGTCCCTAGGGGAGCAGGGACAGCAAGCTCCTCTGAGACTGaatgtcctcatctgtaataCAGGGAGATTCTCAATTCAGGAAGTTGGTGTGGATCCAGGATAACAGGTGGGCACAGAGGGGGCTCAGAGCCTCGCCCCTCCCAGTCTGTTCTGGATCCCTAGGGTGATGATGGCTGAGAAAGAAGCAGCTTCTAGGCACCAGAAGGCTCTAGAGGAGAGTGCTAggggtgggctgctgctgctggagcccCACCCATCATGTGTGTGCTTGAGCCAGGCCTTAGCCACTGTCACCTGTGTGTCTTGGTCTGTCAAGTCAGACAACAATGCATTTCTTCATCATGTAGCCATTCCTCTATTCATGTATTCTTTCCTCTAAATACTTAACTGTGAGTGGCTCTCCATATATTGTGAATTCAGCAACATGCAGGACAAGTGCATGGAGCTCTCGTAAAGGTAGAAGAGATGGTAAACACTTGCATAAATGCACCTGAATATATGGTACACTGTTAGGTGGTTCAAAGTAAAGTGATGGGGGAatcccctggcggtccagtggttaagaatttgccttgcagtgCAGAGGACACCAGTTCActccatggttggggaactaaggtctcacatgcagcagagcaactaacctgagtgccacaactaagccctgatgctggcaaaaataaaaaaaaagtaaactgatGGGAAGCAGGGCTTGGGGGTCTTTTTGACCACCAGTGGCCACATTGAAGCAGAGCCCAGAAAGGAGAGAGGCAGAAGGAAACTTGGGTCATGCCtggctccctctccttcctctcaaaTAATGATGGTAACCAATGGTTACCATTAACCAAATGATAATTATGGTTCTCCAAGTACCagatgctactgctaagtcactccagtcctgtccgactctttgcgaccccatggactgtagcccaccaggctcctctgtccatgggattctccaggcaagaacactggaatgtgttgccttttccttctccaccaagTACCAGGCATGTTGCTAACTGCTTAAGTGACTTTATGGCCCTTAAGTCTCACCGCTGCTCTGTCCTGTGaggtgtgtgcgtgcatgctcaatcgctacggtgtatccaactctttgcaaccccatggactgtagccctccgggctcttctgtctatgggatttcccaggcaagaatactggagtgggttcccatttccttctgtaggggatcttcccaacccaggggtcaaacctgcatctcctgtgtcttccgcattacaggcggattctttacctactgagcctcCTGGAAAGCCCATCAGGCATTAGTGTTCCCATTTTATCGACAGAGAAAGTTGAGTCACAGTGAAATGTAACACCTTCCGCAGGTAACCTGGTGAATGGCAGAGCCTGGAGTCATCCTGTCTTTGTCCAACCCTTGGCTGCTCACAGCGGAGATGGGATCATAGCGGGGTGACCTGCAACACTCTGCTCAGCTCCAGTGGAGAGGCAGAGGGTCCTGTCTTGCCCTGCAAGCTCTTTGGAAAATTCTTGGCAGAAAAGAACTCTCAGGTCCAGGTGAGGCTTATGAAAGCACCGTCTTGAGGACTCCTTCCTGCCTCTCGCATCAGCTGGGAGCTCGCCAACTGAACACAGTCTGTCATCGGCAGCAGCAGGGCCTGCCTGTGGCTGGAGAAGCCACACAGCTCAGAGCAGGACTGGCCGGTAGGAGCATGTGGTCTGACAGCTAAGTTTACATGAAGTGACCTAATGGCCTAGTGAGTCAGGCTCGCGGCGAGGGCTTGACTTGGACCAGGTCTCCCATGCcctgttcagggcttccctgggagccgTGACTGAGCATCCGTCTGGAGAGGCTCCCTTCTTGAGGACAGGGGAACGTGACACCAGGAGTTCTTGGCCCCCCATCAGGCCTTCTGCTGAGCGGGTGGCTGGTCTCCTGAGGCCCACAGGGCCAGGCCAACCCTGGGCTCACTTGGGGCTTCCTCCAGGGTCAGGGAGGCCTTTGGTAGGTGGGCCAGGCAGGTGGGAGTGCTCTCTCCTGGCCTGGAGACGTTGTGCCCTACCTGCTGCGTGGTGCACTTTGAAGGTGGCCTCCTAGTCCCCCGTGTGTCCAGCAGTCAGAGGGCAGCTGGTGCAGGAAACTTAGAGACAGCTGGGAGAAAACCGGGGGCTGCAAGTTCCAACTTCTGTTCTTTATTAGTCTGAAGGCCACCCCTCAGTGTCCCAAGAACTCCAGACTTCAGCTTTTACCTCCTCAGACAGCGGAGGTGAGATTGGCTCCAacaggggcggtgggggggggggcggggcgcggaCAGAGAGGCAGCCTGGTTGGGAGGTGGGTGTTTCTTAGTTGGGCTGGGAAGAAGCGGTCCCCACATTCTCAGCCCCAGATCCTTGCCTTGGAGAGCACTTGGCCACCCATCTGTCCTCTGCAGAAGCTCTTTGCTTTCTCTGGCCACCATGTTTCTGACTCAGGTCCTAGAATTCAAGGATTTGAAAgaatttgctgttgttgcttagtagctaagttgtatctgactctttatgaccccatggactggcacgccaggcttccctgtccttcactatctccccagagtttgctcagattcatgttcattgagtcggtgatgccatccaaccatctgatcctctgtcatgcccttctcctcctgccgtcgatctttcccagcatcaggatctttcccaatgaatcagttctttgcatcaggtggccaaagtattggagcttcagctccaatcagttctttccaatgaatattcaggactgatttcctttacgattgactgattggatctccttgcagtccaagggactctcaagagtcttctcctgcaccacaattcaaaagcatccattctttggcgctcaggcttctttacggttcaactctcacattcatacatgactactggaaaaaaaaaacatagctttgactatatggacctttgtcagcaaagtaatgtctttacttttaaatacactgtcagggtttgtcatagccttccttccgaGAGCAAGCGCCTTTCAATTTTGTgcatgcaatcaccatctgcagttattttggagcccaagaaaataaaatccgccagtttccactttttccctttcaatttaccatgaagtcatgggaccggatgccatgattttagtttgtttaaatgttgagttttaagccaagtttttcactctcctctttcaccttcatcaagaggctctttagttcctcttcatgggtggtgtcttctgcatatctgaggttgttgatatttctctcagcaatcttgattccagcttgcaattcattcagcctggcatttcacatgatgtactctgcatataaattaaataagcagagtcccaattttgaaccagtcagttgttccatgtctggttctaactgttgcttcttgacctgcatactggtttctcaggagacaggtaaggtgatttggtattcccatctctttaagaaatttccacagtttgttgtgatccacacagtcaaagactttagcgtagtcaaagaagcagcagtagatgtttttctgaaatttctgtgctttctctatgatccaacgaaagttggcaatttgatctctggttactgtgccttttctaaacctagcttgtacatttggaagttcttagttcGTGTATTGTTGAAGGCTAACTTGAAAGAtcttgagcattaccttgctagcatgtgaaatgagtacagttgtgcagtagtttgaacattctttggtgctgcccttcttgggattgaaataaaaactgaccttttccagtcctgtggcctctgctgagttttccaaatttgctgacatattgtatgcggcactttcacagcatcgtttTTTAAGATCTGAAGTAGCTCAGcagggattccatcacctccactagctttgttcatagtaatagttcctaaggcccacttgactttacactctaGGATGTCTAAAAGAATATTGGGATTCTTTGGGCCAACTTTTCATATGATGCCTGACTCTTCACAAACTGCTACCGAGGCTCTGCTTGCATACCTGCAGAACGGGAGCTCCCTCCTAGTCCCGGGTAGTCTCCTGACAGCCCTGAAGGTGAGGCAGTCTGTACCCGGCTCCTGTGAGAGCCACCACACCTCTCAAAGGCACCTCTGCTGACAGAAGTTCACAAGTCACCCGGGAACGTGAACTGGCGCACTGGGGTTGATGCCACTTAGGAAGTCAGTCTTGCATTTCACCAGCGGGATCCACTCTGCTGCAGCCTGGAGCTCCTGATGACAAGACAAGAGAAGGTTCCTTAGAGATGCCTTGCCCTGTGCCTTGCATTGCCCATGCAGGGCAGCCAAGTCCCCAAGGAGGGAAAAGGATCAGCACCCTGGCATTTGGCATCACAGCTGCCAGGGAAGGGGGGGAGCCATCTGTGATCCTGTGTCTTTGCTCTCTGTGTGGCTCATAAGGtcccagcccagctctgccctgggtaccctggaggagaggaagaggatgaTTGAGGGCTCAGCCCTTGCCCTGCCCATCATTAGGGGTTGTGGGCCCTTGCAGCCCAGCACTATTTTGGAAGTAAAACAGATGCCCCCCTGGGCTATAATGTTGATGGTTCCAGAGAGTCAAGAGACCAGAATTCAAATCTGGCCTCTCACCTCGGACCGCAAGTCCCTTGGCCCTTCCTGGCTTTTGATCCCCAGACGCTGATAACGATCCCCAGTGAGGCTAATCAAATGTCCACCAAGGGTCCACCTGTGAGAGGTGGGGAGCAGGTGAGGACGGGGCCCAGTGCCAAGGACCCAGGCAGGGGCCAGCCCCCCGGTTTGGAATGCATTCAGAGCTGGAGAGGGTTAGCTTTGAGGAGGCAGCCTCAGCTTGGGGCTGTACCCCCAAAGAAGGTGTCCCTGAGAGGGCTGGGGATGGTGACAACGGTTCACAGAGGACGCCCCCAACCACTGCAACCGCGCTGTTGCTTCCTGTTCAGCCAGAGATGTGCTGTAGCCACCTCCCCACGGAAAGACCAGGGGTGGGGCTGTGGATGTGGGACGATCCCCGCAGGCCTCTGGCTCAGCCCGTCTGATGCCCAGGTCTGGGCTTCCTCTGGCTGCTATGCATTTCCCATGCTCCACGCAGGGCTTGTCTGCCCCCAGGTTACCCCAGGCAACAGCTCTGGCATCCACACCggggtgggctgcagcccatccCCGGCCACTGGCATGGCCCCATCCTTCAGTGAGGGGAGGAGATGGGGCTGAGAAGAAGGGAGTGGAATAGTTCCTTTCTAGAAATTTCACAGGGGTTTCTCAGGGCCCTTCCTTTAGGGTTGGGACAAATGGCAGAGGGCTGGTGGATACTGCCATCTGCTGGTCACTGGTTATAACAGCACCACAGTGTGGCTGAACCCCATTCCTGCTCAGATTTACAAAAACCAGTCTGGGAGAAGACTCAGGAAGCTCTGCACGGGGACCCTGAGGTTGAACCAGCTTACCTGGAGCTCTAAGGTATCCTGGGAGTTGAGGGGACAAGGACCACACATCTCCACTGAGGTCAGGAGAGAAACGAGAGGGTGGAGTCATGATAAACACTGGCTTCCAAACCACCTTTATAGTGCACTAGTTTTGTGACCTTAAGTTAATTAACTTGTTATCCTCCACCTTTAAATGGAGACAGAGATTCCTACCTGTCAGGTGTACCTAAGGATAAAGGAAACAAAGTAGGTAAAAGCTTTACCATAGTGCCTGGCTCAATAAATGCTGGCTTTTACAGCTTTCTGATTAAGTCAGTCCTGGTTTAACCTGTCCA
This genomic interval carries:
- the GDF7 gene encoding growth/differentiation factor 7, with the translated sequence MDLSAAAALCLWLLSACRPRDGLEAAAVLRAAGAGPAESPGGGGGGSGTTLAAAEGTSAALAAASPGPRGARRATGSGFRNGSVVPHQFMMSLYRSLAGRTPAGPVAVSTSGSGRHGRADTVTGFADQAIPDESAAQTGLNFLFDVSSLPDADEVLGAELRVLRRESGARGPGSASPPLLLLSTCPSAARAPRLLHSRAAEFLDAARWEVFDVADALRRHRREPRTSRAFCLSLRGVVGSARVPLALRPLGFGLRGGGGAAAEERALLVVSSRTQRKESLFREIRSQARALGAALAVESRPDSGPGVGSPTAVIGGSRRRRTALAGARAAQGSGGGAGRGHGRRGRSRCSRKPLHVDFKELGWDDWIIAPLDYEAYHCEGVCDFPLRSHLEPTNHAIIQTLLNSMAPDAAPASCCVPARLSPISILYIDAANNVVYKQYEDMVVEACGCR